The nucleotide window TTTGGGGCTTGGACTATTTTTGTGATGCTTTTGCACCCGCAGGTTTATTTCAGGCAGGAAATATTTTTAGAATCGCTTGCGCTTTACATTGTCCCCCACGCTGCAATGGTTTTCCTGGCGCTTCTTTGCCTGCCAAAAAAAAGAAAAACAACAAATCTGGTTTTGGTGCTGCTTGTTTTGCTTGCAAACGATTATGCTAACTACTGGCTTTCGTTGATTGCAGGCCCGCCACAGATAATACCATTGTGGAACATGGGGCTTGTGTCGGCGGTTTCCTTATGCCTTTCAATTGGCTTTGGCCTGTTTTACCACATGCATTCAGAAAAAATCCGAAACTGCGCTTTTGCAAGAAAAGTTAATAGTATATTTGCCTAGGTGCAGCATTAAGGCCGGGAAACGAAAACGTTGCAAGATGCCAGCATGCGCCTTGGGCGTGTAGCGCATTATGAGCTGTTATGGATAGGTTTATATACTTGAAAAGCCCTATTTTACAACTTAATTTGCGCCTT belongs to Candidatus Parvarchaeota archaeon and includes:
- a CDS encoding DUF1405 domain-containing protein, giving the protein MLKVSGGFITATAPRTLLLAILVVAIGFGFYFYSPFFASRSPYLWVFLPNSPLAILAALAAIYLWKKSDFLNLLACSYLGKFGAWTIFVMLLHPQVYFRQEIFLESLALYIVPHAAMVFLALLCLPKKRKTTNLVLVLLVLLANDYANYWLSLIAGPPQIIPLWNMGLVSAVSLCLSIGFGLFYHMHSEKIRNCAFARKVNSIFA